The sequence below is a genomic window from Proteus vulgaris.
CGATAGTCATCAACTACGATTGCACAATCGAAGCTTCCGCCTAAACACAATCCTTTAGATTGTAAATATTCGATATCACGCATAAATCCAAAAGTACGAGCACGACTGATTTGGCTCATAAAAGATTCCGCGGAGAAATCTAATTTATAACGCTGTGTACTTGCATCAATGGCAGGGTGATTAAAATCGATAGTAAAATCTAATTTAAACCCGTTGTATGGACGCATTTCTGCCCATTTGTCGCCATCTTCTACACGTACTGTTTCTTTGATGCGAATGAATTTCTTCGCAGTACGAAGTTCTTCGATGCCTGCATCAAGTAACAAGAAAACAAAAGGTGCCGCACTTCCATCCATAATTGGAATTTCAGGTGCATTCACTTCAATTACGATATTATCAATGCCTAAACCAGCCAGTGCTGCGTTTAAATGCTCAACGGTTGATATACGCACATCGTCTTCGTTAACTAAGCAAGTACATAACATAGTGTCACGAACTGATTTTGCGTCTGCTGGAAAATCCACCGGTGGATTTAAGTCAGTACGACGGTAGATGACCCCAGTGTTTGCTGGCGCCGGACGCATTGTAAGCGTAACTTTTTTACCCGTGTGAAGTCCCACACCAGTTGCTTGTACAATTCGTTTTAATGTCCGTTGTTTGATCATCATTTTATCTCGCAATGTTATCCGTCCTACCAATCATTATACTTATAATTGGCAGGACAGTTTAGCACAAAAAGCGGAGATGCCAATCTTTTTGGCGATTAATCAGCCTGTTTTCTCAGGAACGCAGGGATATCTAAATAATCCGGTTCTTTGCTTGCCTGAGTAGATTGTTCGTTAACGGCTTTTGCAGCAGGCTTGCTTTCTTCTACGGCAGAGAAAGAAGACATGCTATTTTGCATTTGCTGGTAACGATTCTCCATTGCGCTTTGCTGATTCTGTTTATTAGTTACCAGTGTAATTTCTGGACGTTTGTCCATCCCAATACCTGTTGCAACCACAGTCACACGCAATTCATCATTCATTTCTGGGTCAAGGGATGTACCGATAACCACAGTCGCATTATCTGATGCAAATGCACGAATGGTATTACCCACTGTTTCAAATTCATCAAGACGTAAGTCAAAGCCTGCAGTGATGTTGACTAACACACCACGTGCGCCAGATAAGTCGATGTCTTCCAATAATGGACTTGAAATCGCCATTTCTGCTGCTTCTTCAGCACGATCTTCACCTTTCGCAGCACCAGATCCCATCATGGCATAACCCATTTCAGACATCACAGTTCTTACGTCAGCAAAGTCAACGTTCATTAAACCTGGACGAGTAATTAGCTCAGCGATACCTTGAACTGCGCCTTTTAATACATCATTAGCTGCACCAAACGCATCTAATAATGAAATTCCACGACCAAGTACTTTTAATAATTTGTCATTTGGAATAGTGATTAATGAGTCAACATGTTTTGATAACTCAGTAATACCTTGCTCCGCAAATGCCATGCGTTTTTTGCCTTCAAAATTAAAAGGCTTAGTTACTACAGCAACGGTCAAAATGCCTAATTCTTTAGCCACTTCTGCAACAACAGGCGCAGCACCAGTACCCGTACCACCGCCCATACCTGCTGCGATAAAGACCATATCGGCACCTTCAAGTGCTGCACGTAACCCTTCGCGGTCTTCCTCAGCAGCATTACGGCCCACTTCAGGATTTGCACCTGCACCTAAGCCTTTCGTAATGGCATTACCAATTTGGATAGTCTGTCCGACCGCTGTTTTACGTAGCGCTTGAGCATCCGTATTGACTGCAAAGAAATCTACGCCTTCAATACGTTCACGAACCATGTGCTCAACCGCATTACCGCCGCCGCCACCAACGCCGATGACTTTGATCACCGCATCGTTGGTTAATTCCATAGGTTCAAACATAATTTCTCTCCGTTTTGTGCCTTCTCAGGGCCGCTTGCTCAAACGACCTCTTTTTAAATTTGTCTGATTATTAAAACTCTCTTTTTAGCCAACCAGTGAGTTTCTTAAATAAACCACCGACAGCAGAGCGTTTCTCGGTTTCAGTTTCCTCACCAAAGTGAGATTCTTTACCGTAATGCAAGAGCCCAACCGCTGTTGAGTAGTAGGGATCCTGCGCATAATCTGTTAGCCCGGTAATATTTAACGGTTTACCGATCCGTACTTGCGTGTGGAAAACACGTTGAGCACATTCAACAAGTCCATCAATCTGTGCAGCACCACCTGTTAGCACGATACCTGCGGCTAAATGATGCTTAATCCCTTGCTGGCGTAACTGTTCTTGAACTTTTAAAATCTCTTCATTAACAAGATTGAGCAGTTCGGTATAACGAGGCTCAATCACCTCAGCAAGAGTTTGTCGTTGCAGACTTCTTGGTGGTCTGCCTCCGACACTTGGAACTTCGACATTTTCATCTTTACCAACTAAAGATCCTAATGCACAACCGTGACGAACTTTGATAGCTTCCGCATCATTTGGCGGTGTGCCAAAAGCGTAAGCAATATCGCTGGTTACAACATTGCCTGCATAAGGAATAACGCGGGTATGTCTTAATGCTCCACCGGTATAAATAGCGATATCCATTGTACCGCCACCAATATCAACAACACACACACCTAATTCACGTTCATCTTCTGTTAATACAGCGAAACTTGAAGCCAGTCCCGCAAAAATCAGTTGATCTACTTTTAACCCACAGCGTTCAACTGCTTTTACAATATTCTTTGCCATATCGTTATGGCAGGTAATTAAATGAACTTTAGCCTGCATACGCACACCCGATAATCCAACTGGGTTTTTGATCCCTTCTTGATAATCAATGGCATACTCTTGCGGTATCACGTGTAAAACACGGTGTTCATCTTTTACTTTGACGGATTTCGCGGTATGTACCACGCTATCAACATCATCTTGAGTCACTTCTTCTTCTGAAATTGGCACCATGCCAATCTCATTTTGGCAACTGATATGCTTGCCTGATAACGCCAAATATACTGAAGATATTTGACAGTCAGCCATTAATTCAGCCTGATCTACCGCCCGTTGCACGCATTTTACGACGGATTCGAGATCGTTAACGCCACCTTTATCCATGCCCCGAGATGGACAACTTCCCACCCCGATAATATTCACTACGCCATCAGGCAGGATCTCACCGACAAGGGTGGCTACTTTGGCCGTACCAATCTCAAGACCAACTACTAATTTTCTGTCCGTCGCTTTGATCATTATTGTTCTGCCTTCGCCTTCATCGTGTCATCTGCCACGTCTTGTTTATTCATTCTCAAGTAATAAAGGAGCCCATCCGACTGCACCACCACTGTCATAACGCAGATCCACGTAATCAACTCGTTTATCTGTTTGTTGTTGCAGTATCGGATACAACTCAATAAAGCGAGCGATCCGTTTTTCGTTATCCTTACGACCTAACTCCAATCGGACATCATTGTCTAAAACTAATTGCCATCCTTGACGGGCAGACATTGACGCTGCTTTTAAATTCAGGTTACTAGCAAGAAGTTGATCTCTCATTGCGACATAACCTGACAACACCATTTTTTCGCTTCCTTGTGGGCCATATAGCAAAGGGTAACTTCCTTTGGTTTCCAACTGCGTTGGCAGACTGAAAACACGCCCTTCTTTATCAAGAAAGTAAGTATCATTCCAACGGGTAAAGGGAACATACTCTACCAGATGGATTTTAAGTTCATCAGGCCACTGTTTACGAACAGTGACTTGCCTAATCCATGGCATCCGTTCAATTTGTTGCTGAATGATATTCACATCCTGTGTCATAAATGTGCCCGGCTGTCCTAAAGACAAAATCGCCTGACGCACATCATCATTCGTTGTGTAATGCCGCTCGCCTGTTAATACAAGTTTTGAGATTGGTAGACGATTCGCGTCTTTCATCCAGTTAACCACTTGTATCCCACCCCAAACGATGGTGGCAATCACACATAAGAAAAAGATTAATCCTGATA
It includes:
- the ftsZ gene encoding cell division protein FtsZ, with the protein product MFEPMELTNDAVIKVIGVGGGGGNAVEHMVRERIEGVDFFAVNTDAQALRKTAVGQTIQIGNAITKGLGAGANPEVGRNAAEEDREGLRAALEGADMVFIAAGMGGGTGTGAAPVVAEVAKELGILTVAVVTKPFNFEGKKRMAFAEQGITELSKHVDSLITIPNDKLLKVLGRGISLLDAFGAANDVLKGAVQGIAELITRPGLMNVDFADVRTVMSEMGYAMMGSGAAKGEDRAEEAAEMAISSPLLEDIDLSGARGVLVNITAGFDLRLDEFETVGNTIRAFASDNATVVIGTSLDPEMNDELRVTVVATGIGMDKRPEITLVTNKQNQQSAMENRYQQMQNSMSSFSAVEESKPAAKAVNEQSTQASKEPDYLDIPAFLRKQAD
- the lpxC gene encoding UDP-3-O-acyl-N-acetylglucosamine deacetylase; protein product: MIKQRTLKRIVQATGVGLHTGKKVTLTMRPAPANTGVIYRRTDLNPPVDFPADAKSVRDTMLCTCLVNEDDVRISTVEHLNAALAGLGIDNIVIEVNAPEIPIMDGSAAPFVFLLLDAGIEELRTAKKFIRIKETVRVEDGDKWAEMRPYNGFKLDFTIDFNHPAIDASTQRYKLDFSAESFMSQISRARTFGFMRDIEYLQSKGLCLGGSFDCAIVVDDYRVLNDDGLRFEDEFVRHKMLDAIGDLFMCGYNIIGEFTAFKSGHALNNKLLQAVLAKESAWEFVTFEDEAQMPVAFKAPSMVFA
- the ftsQ gene encoding cell division protein FtsQ, with the translated sequence MSQAALNIKEHKEKQHSDRPSNGTYLSGLIFFLCVIATIVWGGIQVVNWMKDANRLPISKLVLTGERHYTTNDDVRQAILSLGQPGTFMTQDVNIIQQQIERMPWIRQVTVRKQWPDELKIHLVEYVPFTRWNDTYFLDKEGRVFSLPTQLETKGSYPLLYGPQGSEKMVLSGYVAMRDQLLASNLNLKAASMSARQGWQLVLDNDVRLELGRKDNEKRIARFIELYPILQQQTDKRVDYVDLRYDSGGAVGWAPLLLENE
- the ftsA gene encoding cell division protein FtsA — protein: MIKATDRKLVVGLEIGTAKVATLVGEILPDGVVNIIGVGSCPSRGMDKGGVNDLESVVKCVQRAVDQAELMADCQISSVYLALSGKHISCQNEIGMVPISEEEVTQDDVDSVVHTAKSVKVKDEHRVLHVIPQEYAIDYQEGIKNPVGLSGVRMQAKVHLITCHNDMAKNIVKAVERCGLKVDQLIFAGLASSFAVLTEDERELGVCVVDIGGGTMDIAIYTGGALRHTRVIPYAGNVVTSDIAYAFGTPPNDAEAIKVRHGCALGSLVGKDENVEVPSVGGRPPRSLQRQTLAEVIEPRYTELLNLVNEEILKVQEQLRQQGIKHHLAAGIVLTGGAAQIDGLVECAQRVFHTQVRIGKPLNITGLTDYAQDPYYSTAVGLLHYGKESHFGEETETEKRSAVGGLFKKLTGWLKREF